The Stratiformator vulcanicus genome has a segment encoding these proteins:
- a CDS encoding NAD-dependent epimerase/dehydratase family protein, whose product MKTVLLTGAAGIVGTALRPLLAARYPRVLLSDIAPVDDLREGETFEQGDIANLEFVSRITQEVDGVVHLAGMVGPSYTFDEVLGPNIVGTYNIFEAARRNGVVRLVYASSHHAVGFCSRDEPVDEITPPRPDSWYGVSKVFGESVGSYYADKYGLEVMSIRIGFVGEEVVDERRLHTWNSPRDLSDLISIGLEEPIDGHVIVYGVSECPDSFFRNDIAEKLGYRPKDKAVNHLTDPAILEARPDVSSIAGRVIGGPFAVDDNPRETGR is encoded by the coding sequence ATGAAGACCGTTCTGCTTACTGGTGCGGCGGGAATCGTCGGCACAGCGCTGCGACCGCTCCTTGCGGCCCGCTATCCGCGGGTTCTATTGAGCGATATCGCCCCGGTCGATGATTTGCGAGAAGGCGAAACATTCGAGCAAGGCGACATCGCCAACCTCGAGTTCGTGTCGCGAATCACGCAAGAAGTCGACGGCGTCGTGCATCTGGCCGGCATGGTCGGGCCGAGTTACACGTTTGACGAAGTCCTCGGGCCTAACATTGTCGGGACTTACAACATTTTCGAAGCGGCTCGACGAAATGGCGTTGTCCGCTTGGTTTATGCCAGCAGCCATCACGCCGTCGGATTTTGCTCACGTGACGAGCCGGTCGACGAGATAACGCCGCCGCGTCCTGACAGTTGGTACGGCGTGAGCAAAGTCTTCGGCGAGTCGGTTGGCTCCTACTACGCCGATAAATACGGCCTCGAGGTGATGTCGATCCGCATCGGCTTCGTCGGCGAGGAGGTCGTTGACGAGCGTCGGCTGCACACGTGGAACAGCCCGCGCGATCTTTCAGATCTGATCTCCATCGGCTTGGAAGAGCCAATCGACGGACACGTGATCGTTTACGGTGTGAGTGAGTGCCCCGATTCATTCTTCCGGAATGATATTGCGGAGAAACTCGGCTACCGACCGAAAGACAAAGCGGTCAACCACCTTACCGACCCGGCGATTCTCGAGGCGCGACCCGATGTGAGCTCGATCGCCGGGCGGGTGATCGGGGGTCCGTTCGCGGTCGACGACAACCCGCGGGAGACGGGGCGATGA
- a CDS encoding mandelate racemase/muconate lactonizing enzyme family protein → MKIAAIEPIVLSIPFTAGGSGEGIMPTVWNTLDIVLVRVESDDGLIGWGEAFGYFCADATAAMIRRSVAPVLIGREFDSPEPLGEELQRKMVLQGRYGISTFAISGVDIALWDLKAKAEGVSLAELIGDRNRDSVPAYASLVRYGDSDLVAEYTEKAASQGYPEIKLHEITLPEIRCSHQVVGGEIPISVDVNCNWSVEFTQEVLPELVELKASWLEEPVFPPDDFRTLASLRGNDMPIAAGENACTAFQFAEMIRLGGCDLIQPSVTKVGGISEFLRVLHLNREAGLRLMPHSPYFGPGYLATLQLAAMTPSFELFEFLYIEPDAWLFPNMPLPEQGEVAIPDGTGLGIEPDADVIARYRIA, encoded by the coding sequence ATGAAGATCGCAGCCATCGAGCCGATCGTGCTATCGATCCCATTTACCGCGGGTGGCTCGGGCGAAGGGATCATGCCGACGGTCTGGAACACCCTCGACATTGTGCTCGTGCGGGTCGAGTCGGACGACGGACTGATCGGCTGGGGCGAGGCGTTCGGCTATTTCTGTGCAGACGCGACCGCAGCGATGATCCGACGGTCGGTCGCTCCGGTGCTGATCGGACGGGAGTTCGACTCGCCCGAACCGCTGGGCGAAGAACTGCAGCGCAAAATGGTTTTGCAGGGACGGTATGGGATATCGACATTCGCCATCTCAGGAGTCGACATCGCGCTGTGGGATTTGAAGGCCAAGGCGGAAGGCGTTTCACTCGCGGAACTCATCGGCGATCGGAACCGCGACTCTGTTCCGGCCTACGCGAGCCTCGTGCGGTACGGCGATTCCGATCTCGTGGCAGAGTACACGGAGAAAGCAGCCTCGCAGGGCTATCCTGAGATTAAACTGCACGAGATCACGCTGCCGGAGATTCGTTGCAGTCATCAGGTCGTCGGCGGCGAGATACCGATTTCGGTCGACGTGAACTGCAATTGGTCGGTCGAATTCACTCAAGAAGTGCTGCCGGAACTCGTCGAACTGAAGGCGAGCTGGCTGGAGGAGCCGGTGTTTCCGCCCGACGACTTTCGGACGCTGGCGTCATTGCGCGGCAATGACATGCCGATCGCCGCGGGTGAAAACGCCTGCACCGCATTTCAGTTTGCCGAAATGATCCGACTCGGCGGATGCGATTTGATTCAGCCGAGTGTGACAAAGGTTGGCGGGATCTCGGAGTTCCTAAGAGTTCTGCATTTGAACCGCGAAGCCGGGCTGCGGCTGATGCCTCATTCCCCCTACTTCGGTCCGGGATACTTGGCGACACTCCAATTGGCAGCGATGACGCCGAGCTTTGAACTCTTTGAATTTCTCTACATCGAGCCGGATGCGTGGCTGTTTCCGAACATGCCGTTGCCGGAGCAGGGGGAAGTGGCCATTCCCGATGGGACCGGGTTGGGAATTGAGCCCGATGCCGATGTGATCGCACGATATCGCATCGCCTGA
- a CDS encoding DUF1294 domain-containing protein — translation MNVFRPLGIRGWLAVAAGFFITLCLLALWVDIGSSGINLWWTTRGYFALTVLMSAIAFPLIGWDKMLAKGGRRRVPESTLHLVELLGGWPGSLIGQQVFRHKTLKTGYRVVFGMIAAVHVAIVLFIFWNWIWHGEESVANTSAAAVSGRSSIVLTLEDQSDEQFTTPQDRRSG, via the coding sequence ATGAACGTGTTCCGACCTCTTGGTATTCGAGGCTGGCTCGCCGTCGCGGCCGGTTTCTTCATCACGTTATGCCTGCTCGCGCTGTGGGTCGACATCGGCTCGAGCGGAATCAATCTCTGGTGGACGACCCGCGGCTACTTCGCGCTGACGGTGTTGATGTCCGCGATCGCATTCCCGCTGATTGGCTGGGATAAGATGTTGGCCAAGGGAGGCCGAAGACGCGTGCCAGAATCGACGCTGCACTTGGTCGAACTGCTCGGCGGCTGGCCGGGATCGTTGATCGGACAGCAGGTCTTTCGGCACAAGACGCTCAAGACCGGCTACCGTGTCGTGTTCGGGATGATTGCGGCCGTCCACGTGGCAATCGTGCTGTTTATCTTTTGGAATTGGATCTGGCACGGCGAGGAATCCGTCGCGAACACTTCCGCGGCAGCAGTGTCCGGTCGGTCATCGATCGTATTGACGCTAGAGGACCAGAGCGATGAACAATTCACAACTCCGCAAGATCGGCGTTCCGGATGA
- a CDS encoding RtcB family protein, whose product MNNSQLRKIGVPDECLTPAMEAIQKLAAAGELRGRNMKKDFGWVLAEPERFVEDEHLGGFARAVIEEREFQPAEPIDYRTWGSDIDDQAHSQMRDACRIPLATNAALMPDAHVGYGLPIGGVLATEGTVIPYAVGVDIACRMKLSVFDVPTTAFSERFDDLKRSLEKGTRFGVGSSYGRSGRQDHDVMDRDWSITRITRENRDKAWNQLGTSGSGNHFVEYGELTLSERDDELGLDKGTYLALLSHSGSRGAGASVCSTYSGIARNYLPKRYEHLGRLAWLDLDSEAGQEYWAAMNLMGDYAAANHDVIHRRVSKLLGAEIVAGVENHHNFAWKERHGDRELIVHRKGATPAGEGVLGVIPGSMADPAYVVRGRGEPESLLSASHGAGRRMSRKKAKDTYNLKAVRGDLAAKGITILSAGADEVPGVYKNIGDVMREQEDLVEIVARFNPKVVKMCGDGSKAED is encoded by the coding sequence ATGAACAATTCACAACTCCGCAAGATCGGCGTTCCGGATGAGTGCCTGACGCCGGCGATGGAGGCGATTCAAAAGCTCGCCGCGGCGGGAGAGCTGCGCGGCCGGAACATGAAAAAGGACTTCGGTTGGGTGCTGGCCGAGCCGGAGCGATTCGTTGAGGACGAGCATCTCGGCGGCTTCGCTCGCGCTGTGATCGAGGAGCGGGAGTTCCAGCCGGCCGAGCCGATTGATTACCGCACCTGGGGTAGCGACATTGACGATCAGGCGCATAGTCAAATGCGCGACGCCTGCCGGATTCCGTTGGCCACCAACGCGGCGCTCATGCCCGATGCGCACGTCGGTTATGGACTGCCGATCGGAGGCGTCCTTGCAACCGAGGGAACTGTGATCCCTTACGCGGTGGGTGTCGACATCGCCTGCCGGATGAAGCTATCGGTCTTCGATGTACCCACCACGGCCTTCAGTGAGCGATTCGATGACTTGAAGCGGTCGCTCGAGAAAGGCACGCGGTTCGGCGTCGGCTCGAGCTACGGCCGGTCGGGGCGGCAGGATCATGACGTGATGGACCGCGACTGGTCGATCACGCGGATTACCCGCGAGAACCGCGACAAGGCTTGGAACCAACTCGGAACGTCGGGCTCGGGCAACCACTTCGTCGAGTACGGCGAACTGACGCTCTCGGAGCGTGACGACGAACTTGGCCTCGATAAAGGAACTTACCTCGCGCTACTGAGCCACAGTGGCAGCCGTGGCGCGGGCGCATCGGTTTGCTCGACTTACAGCGGGATCGCTCGAAATTATCTGCCGAAGCGGTACGAGCATCTCGGCCGGCTCGCATGGCTCGACCTCGACAGCGAAGCCGGTCAGGAGTACTGGGCGGCGATGAACTTGATGGGCGATTACGCCGCGGCAAATCACGATGTCATTCACCGGCGAGTGTCGAAGCTCCTCGGTGCGGAGATCGTCGCCGGAGTCGAAAACCACCACAACTTTGCGTGGAAGGAGCGGCACGGCGACCGCGAGCTGATCGTCCATCGCAAAGGGGCCACGCCCGCGGGCGAAGGCGTGCTGGGTGTGATCCCCGGATCGATGGCTGATCCGGCCTATGTCGTGCGAGGTCGCGGGGAGCCGGAGAGCTTACTCTCGGCGTCTCACGGCGCGGGGCGGCGGATGTCTCGCAAGAAAGCGAAAGACACCTACAACCTGAAAGCGGTCAGAGGTGACCTCGCCGCGAAGGGAATCACAATCCTCTCCGCCGGAGCCGACGAAGTGCCGGGCGTCTACAAGAACATCGGCGACGTGATGCGAGAGCAGGAGGACCTCGTCGAGATTGTTGCCAGGTTCAATCCGAAGGTTGTGAAGATGTGCGGCGACGGTAGCAAGGCGGAAGATTAA
- a CDS encoding PAS domain S-box protein produces the protein MGKVQNRKSSQDETRLALIAALAESHPGPTLVINLAGEIVCANQAAIQLLALDDERDRPTTLAESVGMDDPDRFAGELRRAGRSPGPIRFSTRIKNATGVERSLEAGVSPIPRLPGEPEETTPLFYCTFADISRHVAAESALKESELRYRSLVEELPLNVFFKDTAGRFIFANKRCCKLMHLPLESLIGKSDHDLFPQNLSDKYREDDQRVIDTGETLEVVEEYHEPGADRLYVQSLKAPLKNTQGRVVGIQGMFWDVTDRVRADRAVRAAETRHRAILNAALDCIITIDSDGRIVEFNPAAEKTFGYAVEEAIECDVAELLIPPRFRDRHRKNMEALSEQDETLLAGKRVELTMHRRSGRSFIAEMTMQPIPLRTGTLFTLFIRDITRRRKAQEALKQSNARFRRLVDSDIIGLTIVHLDGRILEANRVFLELTGYSRKDLEAGRLRWDMLTPDAFQQADAEAMELIMQGGQSKPREKEYLHKDGSRVPILTGETLLDARKQTCLCFVVDIARQKETEAELQAAKQAADQANEAKSAFLANMSHEIRTPMNAIIGASDLLARTGLSEVQADFLGIVSQSSESLLTLINSLLDFSKIEAGRLEVHPSPFDIRDLVTGTMRSLSGPAHTKGIELVPHIDRRVPTSLVTDPDRLRQILLNLVGNAIKFTERGRVTVRIEPLRRKAGDDDRLRISVSDTGIGMSVEEIERVFEPFEQADNSLTRRHGGTGLGLAISARLADLLGGPLQCESQVGSGSTFYFEIDGRAAAEESDDGVLKASPPKQIAIESETADVRAALVELVTSWDVDVGPKDEAELQIVDFGCGASRRDFDTESIGESDLPTIALLDTLHPALTSPTLGSSGATVLIKPPAASELRDVIRSSLFGQQNDSGTYAVPNDNTVEEASLSGVRVLLVEDSVYNRRLMSAVLQTRGATLSVAENGRQAVEKSQEKDFDVILMDVQMPEMDGLQATRQIREFEAATDRHVPIVAMTAQAMQGDRRRCLEAGMDAYLSKPVRVDEVLHVLERLNKPIVAGESAKAERPDAASRKPTNDAQPKLNTDTVDSETLRLEILSAVGGNDDLADEVIEAFLTEADELISTIRDAERKGDVKRLGRAVHALRGAAVSFGTTKCQQKAEQIESNLRRNQPMPDSGEIEELVQATLDLRDKLRHSVRALGADKPRSDGQSS, from the coding sequence ATGGGAAAGGTTCAAAATAGGAAATCGTCGCAAGACGAAACGCGATTGGCCTTAATCGCTGCATTGGCCGAGAGCCATCCCGGACCGACGCTAGTGATCAATTTGGCCGGCGAAATCGTGTGCGCGAATCAGGCCGCGATTCAGTTGCTCGCGCTGGACGACGAGCGAGACCGGCCGACGACACTTGCCGAGTCGGTCGGCATGGACGATCCCGATCGTTTTGCGGGCGAATTGCGGAGGGCCGGCCGATCACCCGGACCGATCCGCTTTTCGACGCGCATCAAGAACGCAACCGGCGTCGAGCGATCGCTTGAAGCGGGCGTCAGTCCGATCCCGCGACTGCCGGGAGAGCCCGAGGAGACGACGCCACTATTCTATTGCACGTTTGCCGATATTTCCCGTCACGTTGCGGCTGAGTCCGCTCTTAAGGAGAGCGAACTTCGATACCGCTCACTCGTCGAAGAGTTACCTCTGAACGTGTTCTTTAAGGACACCGCCGGGCGATTCATTTTCGCGAACAAGCGCTGCTGCAAGCTGATGCACCTCCCGCTGGAGAGTCTGATCGGGAAGTCGGACCACGACCTGTTTCCCCAGAATCTTTCCGACAAATACCGCGAGGATGATCAACGGGTTATCGACACCGGCGAGACGCTCGAAGTGGTGGAAGAATATCACGAGCCCGGTGCGGATCGCCTGTATGTTCAGTCATTAAAGGCGCCGCTGAAGAACACGCAGGGCAGGGTCGTCGGTATTCAGGGCATGTTCTGGGACGTGACCGACCGGGTTCGGGCCGACCGGGCCGTGCGAGCGGCAGAAACACGCCACCGGGCCATTCTGAATGCGGCCCTCGACTGCATTATCACGATCGACTCTGACGGCCGAATCGTGGAGTTCAACCCGGCTGCCGAAAAGACGTTCGGGTATGCCGTTGAAGAGGCGATCGAGTGCGACGTCGCCGAACTGCTGATCCCGCCGCGTTTTCGCGATCGCCACCGCAAGAACATGGAGGCGCTCTCTGAACAGGACGAGACGCTGCTGGCCGGGAAGCGGGTCGAACTGACGATGCACCGCCGGAGCGGGCGGTCCTTCATCGCTGAAATGACGATGCAGCCGATCCCTCTGCGGACCGGGACACTGTTCACACTGTTTATTCGAGACATCACGCGCCGCAGAAAAGCACAGGAGGCATTAAAGCAGAGCAACGCCCGATTCCGCCGGCTCGTCGATTCCGACATCATCGGTCTGACGATCGTGCATCTGGACGGTCGGATCCTCGAGGCCAACCGAGTGTTCCTCGAGCTGACCGGCTATTCGCGCAAAGACCTCGAAGCGGGTCGGCTCCGGTGGGACATGCTGACGCCGGACGCGTTTCAGCAGGCCGACGCGGAAGCGATGGAACTCATTATGCAGGGCGGCCAGAGTAAGCCCCGCGAGAAGGAGTATCTCCACAAAGACGGCTCACGGGTTCCGATTCTGACCGGAGAAACGCTGCTCGATGCCCGCAAGCAAACCTGTTTATGTTTCGTCGTCGACATTGCCCGACAGAAAGAAACGGAGGCAGAGCTCCAGGCGGCAAAGCAAGCGGCCGATCAGGCCAACGAGGCGAAAAGCGCATTTCTGGCCAACATGAGCCACGAAATTCGCACACCAATGAACGCCATCATCGGAGCCTCCGACCTGCTCGCACGGACCGGTTTAAGCGAGGTGCAGGCCGATTTCCTCGGCATTGTCTCTCAGTCGTCGGAGTCACTACTGACGCTGATCAATAGTCTGCTCGACTTCTCAAAAATCGAAGCGGGGCGACTCGAGGTTCACCCGTCACCTTTTGACATTCGTGACCTGGTCACGGGGACGATGCGGTCATTGTCGGGACCGGCTCACACGAAGGGTATTGAGTTAGTCCCGCACATCGATCGCCGCGTCCCTACCTCTTTGGTCACTGATCCTGATCGCCTGCGACAGATTCTGCTGAACCTCGTCGGCAACGCGATCAAGTTCACGGAGCGTGGACGAGTCACCGTTCGGATTGAGCCACTCCGCAGAAAGGCCGGTGATGACGACCGTCTCCGAATTTCGGTCAGCGACACGGGCATCGGGATGAGTGTTGAAGAGATCGAACGCGTATTCGAACCGTTCGAACAGGCGGACAACTCGCTCACGCGACGCCACGGCGGAACCGGGCTCGGTCTGGCGATTTCGGCCCGGCTCGCCGACCTGCTGGGTGGACCGCTGCAATGCGAAAGCCAAGTCGGCTCCGGCTCGACGTTCTACTTTGAGATTGATGGCCGAGCGGCGGCTGAAGAGTCCGACGACGGTGTCTTGAAAGCTTCTCCACCGAAACAGATCGCGATTGAATCTGAGACAGCCGATGTCCGTGCCGCGCTTGTCGAATTGGTCACCTCTTGGGACGTCGACGTTGGCCCTAAAGATGAAGCTGAGTTGCAAATCGTTGACTTCGGATGTGGAGCGAGCCGGCGTGACTTCGATACCGAGTCAATCGGCGAGTCGGACCTCCCGACGATCGCGCTGCTCGACACCCTTCATCCTGCTTTGACCTCGCCGACTCTCGGTTCGTCCGGGGCGACGGTTTTGATCAAGCCGCCGGCCGCCTCGGAACTACGAGACGTCATTCGTTCATCCCTATTCGGCCAGCAGAATGATTCGGGAACTTACGCCGTTCCGAACGACAATACGGTCGAAGAAGCGAGTCTCAGCGGGGTGCGGGTCTTGTTGGTCGAGGACAGCGTCTACAACCGGCGGCTGATGAGTGCCGTTCTTCAGACTCGGGGAGCCACGCTTTCGGTCGCTGAGAACGGCCGGCAAGCAGTTGAAAAGAGCCAGGAAAAAGATTTCGACGTCATCCTGATGGACGTGCAAATGCCCGAAATGGACGGCCTGCAGGCCACCCGGCAAATCCGCGAATTTGAAGCGGCGACCGATCGTCACGTACCGATCGTCGCGATGACCGCCCAAGCGATGCAGGGCGATCGCCGTCGCTGTCTCGAAGCCGGGATGGACGCGTACCTTTCCAAGCCGGTACGAGTCGACGAGGTACTTCATGTCTTGGAAAGACTCAACAAGCCGATCGTTGCCGGAGAATCAGCCAAAGCAGAACGGCCTGATGCGGCGTCACGCAAGCCGACAAACGACGCTCAGCCGAAATTGAATACGGATACGGTTGATTCCGAGACGCTGCGATTAGAGATTCTCAGCGCCGTCGGCGGAAACGACGATTTGGCCGACGAGGTCATCGAAGCGTTCTTGACCGAGGCTGACGAATTGATTTCAACGATCCGTGACGCTGAACGAAAAGGCGATGTGAAACGTCTCGGTCGAGCCGTCCACGCGCTCCGCGGGGCGGCTGTATCGTTCGGAACAACGAAATGCCAGCAAAAAGCGGAACAAATCGAGTCAAATCTGAGAAGAAATCAGCCCATGCCCGATTCGGGAGAAATTGAAGAACTCGTTCAGGCGACGCTCGATTTGCGCGACAAGCTTCGGCACAGTGTTAGGGCATTGGGGGCTGACAAACCGCGTAGCGACGGGCAGTCTTCATAA
- a CDS encoding ATP-binding response regulator: protein MPTILVVDDSAADRRLAGGLLSRDGWEVEYASDGQETLDFLNQRALDFSSDRMVDAILTDLQMPRIDGLQLVEEVSTRYPLIPIVLMTSQGSEEIAVRALQAGAASYVPKRNLAQRLRSTARQVLSAAAEDRDHSRLSDRLIRQDLVYELESDLGLVAAAVRSVRSLFARSPFIEDKTKLRLSVAFEEALLNAMYHGNLEVDSKLKESDHQAFHDLARQRCNETPFCERHVRVEIKLSSSQAVITIEDQGPGFELGDLPDPSAPENLARASGRGLLLIKTFMDDVAHNDLGNRITMVKNLTDEAEPALAI, encoded by the coding sequence ATGCCGACGATCCTCGTCGTGGATGATTCCGCCGCCGATCGCCGACTCGCCGGAGGCTTGCTCTCCCGTGACGGATGGGAGGTCGAGTACGCTTCCGATGGTCAGGAGACACTCGACTTCCTCAACCAGCGTGCGCTCGACTTTTCGAGTGACCGCATGGTCGACGCGATCCTGACTGATTTGCAAATGCCGCGTATTGACGGCCTGCAACTGGTCGAAGAGGTTAGCACACGCTATCCGCTGATTCCGATCGTCCTGATGACATCACAGGGCAGCGAAGAGATTGCCGTTCGCGCGTTGCAGGCCGGCGCGGCCAGTTATGTGCCGAAGCGGAATCTCGCGCAGCGATTGCGTTCGACGGCCCGGCAGGTCCTTTCGGCAGCCGCTGAAGATCGAGATCACTCCCGCCTGAGCGATCGCCTTATTCGCCAAGACCTGGTCTATGAGTTGGAAAGTGACCTCGGTCTTGTGGCTGCTGCGGTGAGATCGGTTCGCTCACTCTTTGCCAGGTCGCCGTTTATTGAAGACAAGACAAAGCTGCGGTTGAGCGTTGCGTTTGAAGAGGCCCTGCTCAATGCCATGTATCACGGGAACCTCGAGGTCGACTCAAAGCTTAAAGAGTCCGATCATCAGGCGTTTCACGATCTCGCCCGGCAGCGCTGCAATGAGACTCCGTTCTGCGAGCGTCACGTGCGGGTCGAAATCAAACTCTCGTCTTCCCAAGCGGTCATCACGATCGAGGACCAAGGACCCGGCTTCGAATTGGGCGACCTGCCCGATCCGTCTGCCCCGGAAAACCTCGCCCGGGCCAGCGGGCGCGGGCTATTGCTGATCAAGACCTTCATGGACGATGTCGCTCACAACGACTTGGGCAACCGAATCACGATGGTCAAAAACCTCACCGACGAAGCCGAACCCGCGCTAGCGATTTAG
- a CDS encoding 3-keto-disaccharide hydrolase, which produces MPSPHVLRRLFPLVAVCCALVPLCGAFLASEYKSGIKWEEPKVVDPGPTDAPPADAVVLFDGTDLSQWEGGEQWTIEDNYAITAGGGITTKEGFGDCQLHIEWAAPAKVEGKGQGRGNSGVFLMGRYEVQVLDSYENETYFDGQAGSLYKQWPPQVNASRKPGEWQEYDIIFEAPRFDKHGALLRPAYATVLHNGVVVQNHAELLGDTAWHRPPSYKAHPSRLPISLQFHGDEVRFRNIWIRELSPAVPEYPPVEL; this is translated from the coding sequence ATGCCATCCCCACACGTTCTTCGGCGACTCTTTCCGTTGGTCGCCGTCTGCTGTGCTCTCGTCCCGCTTTGCGGTGCTTTCCTCGCCTCGGAATACAAAAGCGGTATTAAGTGGGAGGAGCCGAAGGTCGTCGATCCCGGCCCGACCGACGCCCCTCCCGCCGATGCGGTCGTTCTGTTCGACGGCACCGATCTGTCGCAATGGGAAGGCGGCGAACAATGGACGATCGAAGATAATTACGCGATTACTGCCGGTGGCGGTATCACGACGAAAGAAGGCTTCGGCGATTGTCAGTTGCACATTGAGTGGGCTGCCCCGGCGAAGGTCGAAGGCAAGGGCCAGGGACGAGGCAACAGCGGTGTTTTTCTGATGGGCCGCTATGAAGTCCAGGTCCTCGATTCCTATGAAAACGAGACCTATTTCGACGGGCAGGCCGGTTCGCTCTACAAGCAGTGGCCGCCGCAAGTCAACGCGTCACGCAAGCCCGGCGAATGGCAGGAATACGACATTATTTTTGAGGCCCCGCGATTCGACAAGCACGGCGCATTGCTGCGGCCCGCCTACGCGACAGTGCTGCACAACGGAGTTGTCGTGCAGAATCACGCCGAGTTGCTCGGTGATACCGCTTGGCATCGTCCGCCGTCGTACAAAGCTCATCCGTCGCGGCTACCGATCAGCCTGCAGTTTCACGGCGATGAAGTCAGGTTCCGCAACATCTGGATTCGAGAACTATCCCCCGCCGTTCCGGAATACCCACCGGTCGAACTGTAA
- a CDS encoding MATE family efflux transporter yields the protein MPATTKNSESPRRWSSGSVRSQIFALAMPVLTEQLLSFCVALTDTYLSGRLGPSVTNAVGLAAYVGWLASMIVGLIGVGTSAIVARCWGRADFEDARAVLSQSLVLGVGVAAAFSLAIVPTAPLLARLLGLEAESARIAVGYLRLDAIGHVFMGWILVAAAGYRGAGIMRVPLITLGSVNVLNVALSFAFMYGLGTPGSLFSIAPMGADGIVLGTVVAKGLGAILISAVLVRGVGGLFVVPAGLKPDRTTTRRILKIGIPAAADGAVMWGGQFLFLMLIARMGTGDSEGIALAAHIVGIRVEAITYLPAVAWGAAASALVGQSLGAADTDRAIAAGHEAVRQCGLMAIGITLIFFFGADQIYNVMHKSEAVRAEGIPPFRMLALFQVPLVISIVYVQALRGAGDTRFPLAITAAGVFLIRLPLAYLFGWVLGFGLLGAWAGMCVDILVRAILSTARYVGARWVDTDV from the coding sequence ATGCCGGCGACGACAAAGAACTCCGAGTCGCCGCGGCGATGGTCGTCGGGATCGGTGCGCTCGCAGATCTTCGCCTTGGCAATGCCGGTATTGACCGAGCAATTGTTGTCATTCTGCGTGGCCCTCACCGATACCTATCTTTCCGGTCGGCTGGGACCGAGCGTGACCAACGCAGTTGGCTTGGCGGCCTACGTCGGCTGGCTCGCTTCAATGATTGTCGGCCTGATCGGCGTCGGGACATCCGCCATCGTTGCCCGATGCTGGGGCCGGGCCGATTTTGAGGATGCCCGAGCTGTTCTGAGCCAGTCGCTGGTTCTCGGGGTCGGCGTCGCGGCGGCCTTCTCCCTTGCGATCGTACCGACGGCGCCGCTGCTGGCTCGATTGCTCGGACTCGAAGCGGAGTCGGCCCGTATCGCCGTCGGCTATCTGCGATTGGATGCGATCGGTCACGTCTTCATGGGTTGGATTCTTGTCGCAGCGGCCGGATACCGAGGCGCCGGAATCATGCGGGTTCCACTGATCACGCTCGGCTCAGTCAACGTCCTGAATGTCGCTTTGTCATTCGCCTTCATGTACGGCCTCGGAACGCCGGGGAGTCTGTTCTCCATCGCGCCGATGGGGGCGGACGGTATCGTTTTGGGTACGGTCGTCGCGAAGGGGCTTGGTGCGATACTCATCTCGGCGGTGCTGGTCCGCGGTGTCGGCGGATTGTTCGTCGTTCCGGCCGGTCTAAAGCCGGATCGCACGACGACACGACGCATCCTCAAGATCGGAATCCCCGCCGCCGCCGATGGAGCCGTGATGTGGGGCGGTCAATTCCTCTTCTTGATGCTCATCGCCCGAATGGGCACCGGAGATTCCGAAGGAATCGCACTGGCGGCGCATATCGTCGGGATTCGGGTCGAGGCGATCACCTACCTTCCGGCGGTCGCTTGGGGAGCGGCTGCTTCGGCGCTGGTGGGGCAGTCGCTCGGCGCCGCCGACACCGACCGCGCGATCGCTGCCGGGCATGAGGCAGTCCGTCAGTGCGGTTTGATGGCAATCGGAATCACGCTCATATTCTTTTTTGGAGCAGATCAGATTTATAACGTGATGCACAAGAGCGAAGCGGTCCGCGCTGAAGGAATCCCGCCGTTTCGAATGCTCGCGCTCTTTCAGGTGCCGTTAGTCATATCGATCGTTTACGTTCAAGCCTTGCGGGGAGCCGGGGATACGCGATTCCCGCTGGCCATCACGGCCGCAGGTGTGTTTCTGATCCGCCTGCCGTTGGCTTATCTGTTCGGTTGGGTTCTTGGTTTCGGGCTGCTCGGAGCGTGGGCCGGAATGTGTGTGGATATCTTGGTTCGGGCTATCCTCTCGACGGCCCGTTACGTCGGTGCGCGCTGGGTTGATACCGACGTTTGA